The DNA sequence GTTGCGCGAACAGTTGGCCCAGGAAAAGCATCCCTGGCTGGCCCAGGCAGACTACGCCCAGCAATTGCTGCAACAGGCCAGCCAGGGCATGGAGCGCATCATCGATGACCTGCACCCGCCCATCGTGGAGTTCGGACTGGTCGATGCACTGACCTGGCAGTGCCGCCATTTCAGTCGCCAAAGTGGCTTGGAATGCAAGCTGCAGTGCGACTGCACACTGCAGCCTGAGGATGAATTCGTGGTCCTGAGCCTGCTGCGCATCCTGCGCGAAGCACTCAACAATGCCGCGCGCCACGCCCATGCCCGCCATATCGAGGTGCGCTTGCAAGTGGACGAGGAACGCTTGCAACTGAGCGTGGCCGACGACGGCAGCGGTTTTGATCCGGATCGGGCCCCGCGCGGCGGGCGCATAGGCCAGGGCCTGGCCAACATGCGCCAGCGGGCGCAGGCGCTGGGCGGCAGCCTGGTGCTGGAAGCGCGCGCCGGAGGCGGCACGCTAGTGCGCCTGGAGATGCCTGTCGCACACTGAACGAACGCTATAGAATACGGCCTCGCCCAACCGGTTCGTCCAGAGGAGTTTCGCAGTACGCCCATGAGCAAGAAAGCCACCGCCGCCATCAAGGTCCTGATCGCCGACGACCACGCCATCGTGCGCGAGGGTCTGCGCCAGATCTGTGCCGTCAGCAAGGACATCGTCGTGGCCGGCAACGCCGCCAACGGACTGGAAGCGATCAAGCTGGCCCGCGAAGGGGATGGCGATGTCATGCTGCTGGACATCGTGCTGCCCGATCGCAACGGCATCGACATCCTCAAGCAGATCCGCAAGGAACAACCGGAACTGCCGGTGTTGATCCTGTCCATCCACCGCGAAGACCAGTACGCCATCCGTGCCCTCAAAGCCGGTGCCGCCGGCTTTCTGAACAAACAGGCGTCGCCCAGCGAGGTGATAGCAGCCATCCGCCAGGCCGCCGCCGGTCGCAAGTACGTCAGCCCTTCGCTGGCCCAGGAACTGGCCAACCAGATCGGTTTCGACCACGACACCCCCTTGCACGAAACCCTCTCCGACCGCGAATACCAGACCATGGTCATGATCGCCTCCGGCAAGACCGTCAGCGACATCGCCGCCGAACTATTGCTGTCGGTCAAGACCATCAGCATGTACCGCTCGCGAGTGCTGGCCAAGATGAAGATGCGCCACAACGCCGAACTGACCCATTACGCCCTCAAGAACGACCTGGTGGAATAAAACTCACAAAAATGCCCGGATCAGCTCGCCAGCACGGGCTGAAACGGGGATTTTCTCCTCCTATTAAAGGCATCCAGAGGACCTGCTCTGACGTACAATAAGTTGTCATTTTGCCTCCCCCCACTCCACGGGAAGGCAGTGTGGTGCGACTGAAGGGATCAGGCCGCGCGCGCATGATGGCCATGGTGGTGATACTCAAGCAATGTCCGGGTGCGCCGATACCGTAGGAAATTCCCTGTCGCAAACAGACAAGTACACCAACAATATAGTCAGCCGGCATGTCCAAGAAACCGACCACGCTCACGCCTGTCGAGATCGCCAGAGAAGCTTTCCAGAGGCTGGGAGCCCGGCGCATCGCGCCCACTCCTGATGCCTACCGGATTGCCTATGAGGAGATCCAGGGCGACCTGCCGGGCGTGTCCGCCGAATCGGTGATGGACAACTTCGCTACCCGACTGTCGCGCCAGCCGGGCGAGAATGGCCTGCTGGGCACGCGCCTGGTGCGGGCGCGTGAAAATGGCGACTGGTCGTCCTTCGAACGCCAGTTGATCGAATTTGCCGAGGCCAACTG is a window from the Herbaspirillum rubrisubalbicans genome containing:
- a CDS encoding sensor histidine kinase, whose product is MSALPLPDPSQVQRIREEERSRIARDLHDELGAQLSGLGMALGQLREQLAQEKHPWLAQADYAQQLLQQASQGMERIIDDLHPPIVEFGLVDALTWQCRHFSRQSGLECKLQCDCTLQPEDEFVVLSLLRILREALNNAARHAHARHIEVRLQVDEERLQLSVADDGSGFDPDRAPRGGRIGQGLANMRQRAQALGGSLVLEARAGGGTLVRLEMPVAH
- a CDS encoding response regulator, coding for MSKKATAAIKVLIADDHAIVREGLRQICAVSKDIVVAGNAANGLEAIKLAREGDGDVMLLDIVLPDRNGIDILKQIRKEQPELPVLILSIHREDQYAIRALKAGAAGFLNKQASPSEVIAAIRQAAAGRKYVSPSLAQELANQIGFDHDTPLHETLSDREYQTMVMIASGKTVSDIAAELLLSVKTISMYRSRVLAKMKMRHNAELTHYALKNDLVE